One Thermodesulfobacteriota bacterium genomic region harbors:
- a CDS encoding LutB/LldF family L-lactate oxidation iron-sulfur protein, which translates to MTYERINFETDSERAVGDEKLQHALVNVTNRFRSARNKASSEVPGWDELRTLAREIKKETIENLDRYLIMLEENVKKAGGHVHWAKDGEEACRIIIEIARKNGVNSVVKSKSMATEEVELNSNLERAGIRAVETDLGEYIIQLAGEHPSHIIAPAVHKTKDDISRLFSEKLGVPYMSDPADLTKVARERMRSEFLSAGMGVSGANFAVAETGTIVIVENEGNARLTTTVPRIHAALMGIEKIIPRYNDLSLFLTLLARSATGQKSSTYVSFITGPRRESDADGPEEFHLVLLDNGRSGILANGETRESLYCIRCGACLNNCPVYRKVGGHSYGWVYSGPIGAIINPQLLGIDKAPELPFASSLCGACRDVCPVKIDFPKVLLELRHEVKETKAETGKGRELFFERLAFRLWRTIVTHERLYGFFSSLMYYVQMPYRGESGGLGSLPYPFSRWTRDRDFPAIAEIPFRERWKELRKEIGEGSTK; encoded by the coding sequence ATGACATACGAGAGGATAAATTTCGAGACTGATTCCGAAAGAGCGGTCGGGGACGAGAAGCTCCAGCATGCGCTCGTCAACGTGACCAACCGCTTCAGGTCGGCGAGGAACAAGGCGAGCTCGGAGGTGCCGGGGTGGGACGAGCTCAGGACGCTCGCGAGGGAAATAAAGAAAGAGACGATAGAAAACCTCGACAGATATCTCATCATGCTCGAAGAGAACGTGAAGAAGGCAGGCGGGCACGTCCACTGGGCAAAGGACGGCGAGGAAGCGTGCAGGATAATAATAGAGATCGCGCGTAAGAACGGCGTGAACTCCGTCGTCAAGAGCAAGTCGATGGCAACCGAAGAGGTGGAGCTGAACAGCAATCTCGAAAGGGCAGGCATAAGGGCCGTCGAGACGGACCTCGGCGAGTACATCATTCAGCTGGCAGGCGAGCACCCTTCGCACATAATCGCCCCGGCCGTGCACAAGACGAAGGACGACATATCGAGGCTTTTCTCGGAGAAGCTGGGCGTACCGTACATGAGCGACCCCGCCGATCTGACCAAGGTCGCGAGGGAGAGGATGAGGAGCGAGTTCCTGAGCGCGGGGATGGGAGTGTCGGGGGCCAATTTCGCCGTGGCAGAGACGGGGACAATCGTGATAGTCGAGAACGAGGGGAACGCGCGACTGACAACAACCGTCCCGCGAATTCACGCAGCGCTCATGGGCATAGAAAAGATAATCCCGCGCTATAACGACCTTTCGCTTTTCCTCACGCTGCTCGCGAGGAGCGCGACTGGGCAGAAGTCCTCGACGTACGTCTCGTTCATAACGGGCCCGCGTAGAGAAAGCGACGCCGACGGCCCCGAGGAATTCCACCTGGTGCTGCTGGACAACGGGCGATCGGGTATTCTCGCGAACGGGGAAACGAGGGAGTCGCTTTACTGCATAAGGTGCGGGGCGTGCCTCAACAACTGCCCTGTATACAGGAAGGTGGGCGGGCACTCGTACGGGTGGGTCTATTCGGGCCCCATAGGGGCGATAATAAATCCGCAGCTCCTGGGTATAGATAAAGCGCCCGAGCTGCCGTTCGCGTCCTCCCTATGCGGCGCGTGCAGGGACGTGTGCCCGGTGAAAATAGATTTCCCGAAGGTCCTCCTCGAGCTCAGGCATGAAGTAAAGGAGACAAAAGCAGAGACAGGCAAAGGACGGGAACTCTTCTTCGAGCGTCTAGCGTTCAGGCTCTGGAGGACCATAGTCACGCACGAGAGACTCTACGGGTTTTTCTCCTCGCTAATGTACTACGTACAGATGCCTTACAGGGGGGAGAGCGGAGGTCTCGGATCGCTGCCGTATCCGTTTTCGAGATGGACTCGGGACAGGGATTTCCCGGCGATAGCGGAGATACCGTTCAGGGAGAGGTGGAAGGAGTTGAGAAAGGAAATAGGGGAGGGGAGTACGAAATGA
- a CDS encoding (Fe-S)-binding protein codes for MNPYGLELTVLRPAMRVYLFVTCLVDTFFPGVGEGMVRVLDRLGVDVEFPAAQTCCGQPAFNSGYREDAQAVAERFISIFGNALQERRDEETYIVCPSGSCTTMLKVFYKELLSNSPIQLNKLALIANKTYEFSEFLVNVMKRADVGASYKGVVTYHDSCHLLRELGVKDEPRRLIEAVRGIEFREMEMHDACCGFGGTFSVKFPRVSVSMLDEKIDCIIGSGADTVISSDMGCLMNIGGALSRRKIPVRVMHLAELLAHTGSEGD; via the coding sequence ATGAATCCTTACGGACTCGAATTAACCGTATTAAGGCCCGCCATGAGAGTGTATCTCTTCGTCACATGTCTCGTCGATACGTTTTTCCCCGGGGTAGGGGAGGGGATGGTCAGGGTGCTCGACAGGCTCGGTGTGGACGTCGAATTCCCGGCTGCCCAGACGTGCTGCGGCCAGCCGGCATTCAACAGCGGGTACAGGGAGGATGCACAGGCGGTCGCCGAGAGGTTCATTTCGATATTCGGGAACGCGCTACAAGAGAGGCGAGACGAGGAAACGTACATAGTTTGCCCCTCGGGATCGTGCACTACCATGCTTAAAGTATTTTATAAAGAATTACTGTCTAATAGCCCGATACAACTGAACAAATTAGCCCTTATAGCGAACAAGACCTACGAATTCTCCGAGTTTCTAGTAAATGTGATGAAGCGAGCCGACGTGGGGGCGAGTTATAAGGGCGTCGTCACGTACCACGACTCCTGCCATCTGCTCCGGGAGCTCGGAGTGAAGGACGAGCCGAGGAGATTAATTGAGGCGGTCAGGGGGATTGAATTCAGGGAGATGGAGATGCACGACGCGTGCTGCGGGTTCGGTGGCACGTTCTCCGTAAAATTCCCCCGCGTGTCGGTCTCTATGCTCGACGAAAAGATAGACTGCATCATCGGAAGCGGAGCGGACACCGTCATATCGTCCGACATGGGCTGCCTCATGAACATAGGGGGGGCGCTTTCGAGAAGGAAGATACCCGTGAGGGTGATGCACTTGGCTGAGCTGCTCGCGCACACAGGGAGCGAGGGCGACTAG
- a CDS encoding isochorismatase produces MRYRELPLPPHFNPERTGEVFRVEYENISRLASVWAGRHGIKPSSADEFRVSLIIVDAQNTFCIPGFELFVGGRTGRGAVDDNTRLCEFIYRNAGLITEIAPTMDTHQAIQIFHAIFFVNDKGEHPAPYTLISIGDIEEGKWKFNGRIAGSLAYDEDYIKRHLLHYTKELRKSGKYQLTVWPYHAMLGGIGHALVSSVEEAVFFHTIARYSQPDIHVKGDHPLTEHYSVLGPEVETGPDGQPLSLRTESLFQKPAASESIYGKLSEFDAVIIAGQAKSHCVAWTIADLLKKVMAGDASHVEKIYLLEDCTSPVVVPGVIDYTEDADKAFAEFSAAGMHVVRSTDPVESWPGIKL; encoded by the coding sequence ATGAGATACAGAGAGCTTCCCCTGCCCCCTCACTTCAATCCAGAAAGAACGGGAGAGGTCTTCCGTGTGGAGTATGAGAATATTTCGCGGCTCGCTTCCGTATGGGCCGGCAGGCACGGGATCAAGCCGTCTTCAGCGGACGAATTCAGGGTGTCGCTCATCATCGTCGACGCTCAGAACACGTTCTGCATACCGGGGTTCGAGCTCTTCGTCGGCGGGCGCACCGGGAGAGGGGCGGTCGACGACAACACGAGGCTCTGCGAGTTCATATACAGGAACGCGGGCCTCATCACGGAGATCGCGCCCACCATGGACACCCACCAGGCGATACAGATATTCCACGCCATATTCTTCGTGAACGATAAGGGAGAGCACCCCGCCCCTTACACGCTGATTTCCATCGGAGATATAGAGGAAGGCAAGTGGAAGTTCAACGGCAGGATCGCGGGCAGCTTGGCGTACGACGAAGACTATATAAAGCGTCACCTCCTTCATTACACGAAGGAGCTTAGAAAGTCAGGCAAGTATCAGCTCACTGTATGGCCGTATCACGCGATGCTGGGAGGCATAGGCCACGCGCTCGTGTCGTCCGTAGAGGAGGCGGTGTTCTTCCATACGATCGCGCGCTACAGCCAGCCTGACATACACGTAAAGGGCGACCACCCGTTGACCGAGCACTACTCCGTCCTCGGTCCCGAGGTAGAGACGGGGCCCGACGGTCAGCCGCTTTCGCTGAGAACGGAATCTCTCTTCCAGAAACCCGCCGCTTCGGAATCGATATACGGCAAGCTCTCGGAATTCGACGCCGTGATAATCGCCGGGCAGGCGAAGAGCCACTGCGTCGCGTGGACTATAGCCGACCTTTTGAAGAAAGTGATGGCCGGTGACGCGAGCCACGTCGAGAAGATATATCTCTTGGAAGACTGCACGTCGCCAGTCGTCGTGCCCGGCGTCATAGATTACACCGAAGACGCCGACAAAGCCTTCGCCGAATTCTCCGCGGCCGGCATGCACGTCGTCCGCTCCACCGACCCCGTCGAATCCTGGCCTGGGATAAAGCTATGA